In Electrophorus electricus isolate fEleEle1 chromosome 14, fEleEle1.pri, whole genome shotgun sequence, a single window of DNA contains:
- the vkorc1 gene encoding vitamin K epoxide reductase complex subunit 1, with protein MHSRSLPVGIPKWEKYVRVLLCCLGFVLSVYALHVELSRENNPEYRAMCDLAESVSCSKVFTSRWGRGFGLVQLFVGKDSALNQPNSLLGIIFYILQLGLGQIASSKAALLLVMMSCFSVVGSVYLAAILVLVLGDFCVVCVSTYIINFALLYTNLKRRTGLKGTLKKEKTG; from the exons ATGCATTCGCGCAGCTTACCTGTCGGAATTCCAAAATGGGAAAAGTATGTTCGCGTTTTACTTTGCTGTTTAGGTTTTGTTCTTTCAGTTTACGCGTTACACGTAGAACTGTCCCGGGAGAACAACCCAGAATATCGTGCGATGTGCGATCTGGCCGAATCAGTCAGCTGCTCTAAGGTCTTCACTTCAAG GTGGGGGCGTGGTTTTGGACTTGTACAGCTCTTTGTTGGAAAGGACAGTGCTCTTAACCAACCCAACAGTCTGCTGGGCATCATTTTCTACATTCTACAGCTAGGCCTGG GTCAGATTGCATCCAGTAAAGCAGCACTCCTTTTGGTAATGATGTCCTGTTTTTCGGTAGTCGGCTCTGTATACTTGGCTGCTATTCTGGTTCTGGTGCTGGGAGACTTTTGCGTTGTATGTGTCTCAACCTACATTATCAACTTTGCTCTCTTGTACACCAACCTGAAGAGGAGGACAGGGCTCAAGGGAAcactgaagaaagaaaagactggATGA
- the mapk7 gene encoding mitogen-activated protein kinase 7 — translation MVIRMSSTEVEKTDDAEPAAVHNAFDADSKKETNGDQSHQAPAAEVQPQPASDTATTADTSTVAAKNLALLKAHSLDVKFEVGEEYDIIETIGTGAYGVVSSARRRDNGQQVAIKKIPNAFEVVTNAKRTLRELKILKHFKHDNIIAIKDILQPAVPHSAFKSVYVVLDLMESDLHQIIHSRQPLTPEHTRYFLYQLLRGLKYIHSANVIHRDLKPSNLLVNENCELKIGDFGMARGLSAAHADESRSFMTEYVATRWYRAPELMLSLHHYSLAIDIWSVGCIFAEMLGRKQLFPGKHYVHQLQLILSVLGTPPETIVRAIGAERVRSFVQSLPSKAPVPLSRLYPHAEPAALDLLGAMLRFDPRERISVCEALEHPYLAKYHDSDDEPVCVPAFDFEFDRQPMGKEQIKDAILAEIQDFNQKKQSSRKKIQFKPLQRSSTSTNSGPAVEGLVNNSHPAVSHTNNPPNTTDTQQQQQKQDQNLAATMQIMTNSVHSFCKHPPHPQHLTHVLPPLAQAGNCQDVDMPSANSDGQPETIDLTTPISIQGTPPCDPMRDCTKKEEPVSANQVSLGQIRNRPLLQMTSKSLPSNIPQAGPSLSLSQSQAQSLSQSLSRSLGKGGKATIGETTRKEGAISDDTKAALKAALLKSALRQKARDGSSAALYVDLSGSSSLISSVGPEHRRPVTAQERQREREEKRRKKQERAMEKKRKLKEKEKKEGKQGESLGGVLLSDNDKKLLERWGRMVDSRVDKSQATDGNTAKSSDSKGGSCQIQAALGKSLMKMSADPAESVKPAKQTNELQAFKTSQPVVPPIGQCVASGMFHPPTTFNSLPLSLGSTQNGDIGMVAVGGGGGVGVVDNGGALSIVGGGTISVVTTPCAFAKSDILKPQPHTQLLGGGTIFTTLENWTGTQASTGTSQQPQTQHQPQQIPLFPSLHVSHPAHSSFPQQPASHGQMQPLPNTRPAQSLSHTQTPSANPPFKLLSSDTFITKPPSLTPNGTASVGVQDTSTLLSNQDSVGAPQPLEKLCSVLGDQQNSQQPSHGPPGTTAQTCLSLSDTEPPGTSRAPDIHTVTLQLSKSQVEDVLPPVFSVTPKGSGAGYGVGFDLDDLLTQSLTDLQHSDLRESHNDSAPLSASLLSDWLEVHRMTPADLESLQQELQLGSPMILSDNSTLPEA, via the exons ATGGTTATCAG GATGTCATCCACCGAGGTAGAGAAAACAGACGATGCAGAACCAGCAGCAGTACATAACGCCTTTGACGCCGACAGCAAGAAGGAGACCAATGGTGACCAGAGCCATCAGGCTCCAGCGGCAGAAGTTCAACCTCAGCCTGCCAGTGACACGGCCACCACTGCAGACACAAGTACTGTGGCAGCTAAAAATCTGGCGCTGCTTAAAGCCCATTCTTTAGATGTGAAGTTTGAAGTTGGCGAGGAGTATGACATAATCGAAACCATCGGCACAGGGGCCTATGGCGTTGTTTCGTCTGCCAGGAGGCGGGACAATG GCCAGCAGGTGGCAATAAAGAAAATTCCTAATGCCTTTGAGGTGGTGACAAATGCTAAGCGCACACTCAGAGAGCTCAAGATCCTGAAACACTTTAAACATGACAACATTATCGCAATTAAGGATATTCTTCAGCCTGCTGTACCTCATTCTGCCTTCAAATCTGT TTACGTGGTCCTAGACTTAATGGAGAGCGACCTGCATCAGATCATTCACTCAAGGCAACCGTTGacccctgaacacacacgcTACTTCCTGTACCAGCTACTGCGAGGCCTGAAGTACATCCACTCGGCCAACGTGATCCACAGGGACCTCAAGCCGTCCAACCTGCTGGTGAATGAGAACTGTGAGCTGAAGATTGGGGACTTTGGTATGGCACGGGGCCTGAGTGCAGCCCATGCAGATGAGTCTCGCTCATTCATGACCGAGTACGTGGCCACACGCTGGTACCGCGCACCCGAGCTCATGCTCTCCCTACACCACTATAGCCTGGCCATCGACATCTGGTCAGTGGGCTGCATCTTTGCCGAGATGCTGGGTAGGAAGCAGCTCTTCCCAGGGAAACACTATGTGCATCAACTGCAGCTGATCCTCTCCGTGTTGGGCACGCCTCCTGAGACTATCGTGAGGGCAATTGGGGCTGAGAGGGTGCGGTCGTTTGTGCAGAGTCTGCCATCCAAAGCGCCAGTGCCACTCTCCAGGCTGTACCCGCATGCCGAACCGGCTGCCTTGGACCTGCTGGGCGCCATGCTGCGCTTTGACCCACGTGagaggatcagtgtgtgtgaggccctGGAGCACCCCTACCTCGCCAAGTACCATGACTCGGATgatgagccagtgtgtgtgccGGCCTTTGACTTTGAGTTCGACCGGCAGCCCATGGGCAAGGAGCAGATCAAAGACGCCATCCTGGCTGAGATCCAGGACTTCAACCAGAAGAAGCAGAGCAGCAGGAAAAAGATCCAGTTCAAGCCTCTGCAGAGGTCCAGCACGAGCACAAACTCAGGTCCAGCAGTGGAGGGCTTAGTTAATAATTCACATCCAGCAGTGTCACACACTAACAATCCCCCaaacactacagacactcagcaacagcagcagaaacaggATCAGAATTTGGCAGCTACGATGCAAATCATGACCAACTCTGTCCATTCCTTTTGTAAGCATCCCCCACATCCTCAGCATCTCACTCATGTTTTGCCGCCGTTAGCACAGGCAGGAAATTGTCAGGATGTTGACATGCCCAGCGCAAACTCTGATGGCCAACCAGAAACCATAGACCTTACCACGCCCATATCAATCCAAGGCACACCGCCTTGTGACCCAATGAGAGACTGCACAAAGAAGGAGGAGCCTGTTTCAGCAAATCAGGTTTCTCTAGGACAAATTCGGAACCGCCCACTCCTACAGATGACCTCTAAATCACTTCCCTCCAATATTCCTCAGGCAGGTCCTTCACTTTCACTCTCCCAGTCCCAGGCTCAGTCCCTCTCTCAGTCACTTTCTCGCTCACTTGGAAAAGGGGGAAAGGCAACAATTGGGGAAACTACCAGAAAGGAAGGAGCAATTTCAGATGACACCAAAGCAGCTCTCAAGGCAGCTTTGCTTAAGTCTGCCCTGAGGCAAAAGGCTCGAG ATGGAAGTTCTGCAGCACTGTATGTAGACCTGAGTGGATCATCCTCCTTGATTTCCTCTGTTGGTCCAGAACACCGGAGACCTGTTACTGCACaagagaggcaaagagaaagggaagagaagCGAAGGAAAAAACAGGAACGGGCAatggagaaaaagaggaaactgaaagagaaggagaaaaaggaggGGAAACAAGGAGAGTCTCTGGGTGGCGTCTTGTTAAGCGACAATGATAAGAAGCTGTTGGAGCGTTGGGGGCGAATGGTGGACAGCCGAGTGGACAAATCACAGGCTACCGATGGCAACACTGCCAAGTCCAGTGACAGTAAGGGAGGGTCCTGTCAGATACAAGCAGCACTAGGGAAAAGCCTGATGAAGATGTCCGCGGACCCAGCAGAATCAGTCAAACCTGCCAAACAGACAAATGAGTTGCAGGCCTTCAAAACATCCCAACCAGTAGTTCCTCCAATTGGACAGTGTGTGGCATCTGGAATGTTCCATCCACCTACCACTTTCAATTCCCTGCCACTCTCCTTAGGCTCAACTCAGAACGGGGACATTGGAATGGTGGCAGTTggcggaggtggaggtgtgggtgtggttgatAATGGTGGTGCTCTGAGTATAGTTGGAGGAGGGACTATTAGTGTGGTGACTACCCCATGTGCATTTGCCAAAAGTGACATCTTAAAACCCCAACCTCACACTCAGTTACTTGGTGGTGGAACCATATTCACCACTCTAGAGAACTGGACAGGAACTCAGGCCAGTACAGGAACATCTCAGCAACCACAGACCCAGCACCAACCTCAGCAGATCCCGCTGTTCCCCTCCCTACATGTGAGCCATCCAGCTCACAGTAGCTTCCCACAGCAGCCCGCTTCTCATGGTCAAATGCAGCCTCTTCCGAACACCAGACCAgctcaatctctctcacacacccaaacacctaGTGCTAACCCTCCATTCAAGCTGCTTTCGTCAGACACTTTCATCACTAAGCCTCCGTCCCTAACCCCCAATGGGACTGCAAGTGTCGGTGTGCAGGACACCAGCACACTTCTCTCTAACCAGGACTCAGTAGGTGCTCCTCAGCCCCTGGAAAAGTTGTGCTCAGTCCTGGGAGATCAGCAGAATTCCCAGCAGCCTTCTCACGGGCCTCCTGGAACAACTGCCCAAACTTGCCTGAGCCTCTCAGACACAGAACCACCAGGGACCAGCAGGGCCCCAGATATCCACACGGTTACACTACAGCTATCTAAGTCACAG GTTGAGGATGTTTTACCCCCCGTTTTTTCAGTAACCCCTAAAGGCAGTGGGGCAGGATATGGTGTTGGCTTCGACCTTGATGACCTCCTCACCCAGTCTCTCACTGACCTCCAGCATTCAGACCTCAGAGAAAG TCACAATGACTCCGCGCCCCTATCAGCATCCTTGCTGTCGGATTGGCTTGAGGTGCATCGCATGACCCCAGCTGACTTGGAATCGCTTCAGCAGGAGCTCCAGCTTGGATCTCCCATGATTCTTTCCGACAACTCCACCCTCCCTGAGGCCTGA
- the zgc:92313 gene encoding serine protease 33 isoform X1: MRGGCLFRLVMQYSCWTTFLVLVGVWSSEAQECGRPPLQSRIVGGFDASEGHWPWQVDIQTSQGHVCGGTLISVDWVLSAAHCFPNPSDTSAYIIYVGRLSLNGWNPYEMSRRITKVIVPYGYTDPQLGQDIALVQLSSSVTWSDHIQPICLPNSDMVFPPGTECTITGWGDIRDGVSLQGTGTLQQVQVPIIGQSDCQEMFQIGATEEVNIRYDMLCAGYQQGGKDSCQGDSGGPLVCQTSNGTWVQAGIVSFGLGCAVANRPGVYARVSSFSSFVTTNVRELQLYGGARQNWAGWAAIVTRTLFALTLAQLLR, translated from the exons ATGCGAGGAGGTTGTTTATTTCGACTCGTAATGCAATATTCTTGTTGGACAACTTTCTTGGTATTAGTGG GTGTTTGGTCAAGTGAGGCACAAG AATGCGGTCGGCCACCTCTGCAGTCCAGGATAGTGGGTGGGTTTGATGCATCTGAAGGTCACTGGCCATGGCAGGTGGATATTCAG ACTTCTCAAGGACATGTTTGTGGAGGAACACTCATCTCTGTGGACTGGGTGCTGTCTGCAGCCCACTGTTTCCCAAA TCCGTCCGACACCTCTGCATACATTATCTACGTGGGGAGGCTAAGTCTGAATGGCTGGAACCCGTATGAGATGTCAAGGCGCATCACTAAGGTGATAGTGCCTTATGGGTACACAGACCCACAGTTGGGACAGGACATCGCCCTCGTGCAGCTGTCCTCCTCGGTCACCTGGTCTGACCACATCCAGCCCATCTGCCTTCCCAACTCGGACATGGTGTTCCCGCCTGGTACAGAGTGCACTATCACTGGTTGGGGTGACATCCGAGATGGGG TCTCTCTGCAGGGGACGGGGACACTGCAGCAGGTGCAAGTGCCAATCATTGGTCAATCAGACTGCCAGGAAATGTTTCAGATCGGGGCCACAGAGGAAGTTAATATTCGCTATGATATGCTCTGTGCTGGCTACCAGCAGGGTGGCAAAGACTCCTGCCAG GGGGATTCAGGGGGCCCTCTGGTGTGCCAGACTTCTAATGGCACTTGGGTACAGGCTGGAATTGTAAGTTTTGGTCTGGGTTGTGCTGTGGCCAACCGGCCAGGAGTCTATGCCAGGGTGTCGTCCTTTTCCAGCTTTGTCACCACGAACGTAAGGGAACTGCAACTCTATGGTGGAGCACGTCAGAACTGGGCTGGCTGGGCTGCAATTGTGACCAGGACTTTATTTGCACTGACATTGGCGCAGTTACTGAGATGA
- the zgc:92313 gene encoding serine protease 33 isoform X2, producing the protein MLYFIQFRLPPRARFLKGVWSSEAQECGRPPLQSRIVGGFDASEGHWPWQVDIQTSQGHVCGGTLISVDWVLSAAHCFPNPSDTSAYIIYVGRLSLNGWNPYEMSRRITKVIVPYGYTDPQLGQDIALVQLSSSVTWSDHIQPICLPNSDMVFPPGTECTITGWGDIRDGVSLQGTGTLQQVQVPIIGQSDCQEMFQIGATEEVNIRYDMLCAGYQQGGKDSCQGDSGGPLVCQTSNGTWVQAGIVSFGLGCAVANRPGVYARVSSFSSFVTTNVRELQLYGGARQNWAGWAAIVTRTLFALTLAQLLR; encoded by the exons ATGCTTTACTTCATCCAGTTCCGACTTCCGCCGCGAGCACGTTTCCTAAAAG GTGTTTGGTCAAGTGAGGCACAAG AATGCGGTCGGCCACCTCTGCAGTCCAGGATAGTGGGTGGGTTTGATGCATCTGAAGGTCACTGGCCATGGCAGGTGGATATTCAG ACTTCTCAAGGACATGTTTGTGGAGGAACACTCATCTCTGTGGACTGGGTGCTGTCTGCAGCCCACTGTTTCCCAAA TCCGTCCGACACCTCTGCATACATTATCTACGTGGGGAGGCTAAGTCTGAATGGCTGGAACCCGTATGAGATGTCAAGGCGCATCACTAAGGTGATAGTGCCTTATGGGTACACAGACCCACAGTTGGGACAGGACATCGCCCTCGTGCAGCTGTCCTCCTCGGTCACCTGGTCTGACCACATCCAGCCCATCTGCCTTCCCAACTCGGACATGGTGTTCCCGCCTGGTACAGAGTGCACTATCACTGGTTGGGGTGACATCCGAGATGGGG TCTCTCTGCAGGGGACGGGGACACTGCAGCAGGTGCAAGTGCCAATCATTGGTCAATCAGACTGCCAGGAAATGTTTCAGATCGGGGCCACAGAGGAAGTTAATATTCGCTATGATATGCTCTGTGCTGGCTACCAGCAGGGTGGCAAAGACTCCTGCCAG GGGGATTCAGGGGGCCCTCTGGTGTGCCAGACTTCTAATGGCACTTGGGTACAGGCTGGAATTGTAAGTTTTGGTCTGGGTTGTGCTGTGGCCAACCGGCCAGGAGTCTATGCCAGGGTGTCGTCCTTTTCCAGCTTTGTCACCACGAACGTAAGGGAACTGCAACTCTATGGTGGAGCACGTCAGAACTGGGCTGGCTGGGCTGCAATTGTGACCAGGACTTTATTTGCACTGACATTGGCGCAGTTACTGAGATGA